Proteins from one Pirellulales bacterium genomic window:
- a CDS encoding general secretion pathway protein GspK, producing the protein MNLSRRMRLGPPGPRGLVLVLVLVVVAMLSLAGFSFTDLMVTEVKATRSVGHELQARQLLASGATYLQSLVALRPEELEQFGGLEDNPARLRAVEVFRDERTGLTGRFTVLAPPDPSSSASATESTAAPRYGMADESAKLNLAALVEWDHAQAGAGRKALMNLPGMTTAAADALLDWCDADSNPREQGAEVDYYSGLEPGYGPRNGPLDTLAELLLVRDVTPESLFGRDANRNGVLDEAELTVAEPTAGDRATTSEAGTAPRGWSTWITLHSAEAMTDGQGNPRIQLNGDLKQLHEALAKRFNQAIADFAVLYRQYGPATSSPKPGQISQVDLSQPARFNFSSIFDLAGAKVVVQKPGEANGVLVDSPLGTATDALRGWLPDWLDAVMLAAAPRVGRVNVNRASREVLLGVPGLEATEADALIAKREGQTSGQRGDRARQTAAWLVTEGIVPFDKFRKLNDYVTGAGAVFRTQLIAFFDEVPLTLRAEVVLDATQTPARVVSWQDFQRLGQAYEAAVIRGEEDRSHAALSGR; encoded by the coding sequence ATGAACCTCTCCCGCCGCATGCGATTGGGCCCACCAGGCCCGCGCGGGCTGGTGCTCGTGCTGGTCTTGGTCGTGGTGGCGATGTTGAGCCTGGCCGGCTTTTCTTTTACCGACCTGATGGTTACCGAAGTCAAGGCCACGCGCAGCGTAGGGCACGAGCTGCAGGCCCGGCAATTGCTGGCCTCGGGAGCGACTTACCTGCAATCGCTCGTGGCGCTGCGCCCGGAAGAGCTGGAGCAATTCGGCGGTCTCGAAGACAACCCCGCACGGCTGCGTGCGGTCGAAGTCTTCCGCGACGAGCGTACGGGCCTCACCGGGAGGTTCACCGTGCTCGCGCCGCCCGATCCGTCGTCGAGCGCCAGCGCGACCGAATCGACCGCCGCGCCGCGCTATGGCATGGCGGACGAGTCGGCCAAGCTGAATCTCGCCGCGCTGGTCGAATGGGACCACGCACAAGCCGGCGCGGGACGCAAGGCGCTCATGAACCTGCCGGGCATGACGACCGCGGCCGCCGACGCGCTGCTCGACTGGTGCGACGCCGACAGCAATCCACGGGAACAAGGCGCGGAGGTCGACTATTACTCAGGGCTCGAGCCCGGCTACGGCCCGCGCAACGGTCCCCTCGACACGCTCGCCGAGTTGTTGTTGGTGCGCGACGTGACGCCCGAGTCGTTGTTCGGCCGCGATGCCAATCGCAATGGCGTCCTGGACGAGGCGGAATTGACCGTTGCCGAGCCGACAGCCGGCGATCGCGCGACGACAAGCGAAGCGGGCACCGCTCCGCGCGGCTGGTCTACGTGGATCACGCTGCATAGCGCCGAGGCAATGACAGACGGTCAGGGGAATCCCCGCATCCAGCTCAACGGCGATCTCAAGCAGTTGCACGAGGCGCTCGCCAAGCGGTTCAACCAGGCGATCGCGGATTTCGCGGTCCTCTATCGCCAGTACGGCCCCGCCACGAGTTCGCCGAAGCCGGGCCAGATCTCGCAGGTCGACCTGTCGCAGCCGGCACGGTTCAACTTCAGTTCGATCTTCGACCTGGCCGGTGCCAAGGTTGTCGTCCAGAAGCCTGGCGAAGCGAACGGCGTGCTCGTCGACAGCCCCCTGGGCACGGCGACCGACGCCTTGCGAGGCTGGCTGCCGGATTGGCTCGACGCTGTCATGCTCGCGGCCGCGCCCCGCGTGGGCCGCGTAAACGTGAATCGCGCCTCGCGCGAAGTGCTGCTCGGCGTGCCGGGGCTGGAAGCCACGGAGGCCGACGCCCTGATCGCGAAGCGCGAAGGCCAAACCTCGGGCCAACGCGGTGATCGGGCCCGGCAGACGGCGGCCTGGCTGGTCACCGAAGGCATCGTGCCATTCGACAAGTTCCGCAAGTTGAACGACTATGTAACGGGGGCCGGGGCGGTGTTTCGCACCCAGCTCATCGCCTTTTTTGATGAAGTGCCGCTGACCCTGCGGGCCGAGGTCGTGCTCGACGCGACGCAAACGCCGGCCCGGGTGGTGAGCTGGCAAGATTTTCAACGCCTCGGACAGGCGTACGAAGCCGCGGTGATTCGCGGCGAGGAGGACCGGAGCCATGCCGCGTTATCTGGCCGTTGA
- a CDS encoding pilus assembly protein PilM, producing MPRYLAVEWESRQARFLVAQASGGRVQIEACGSVTTDAPEAGVRGPHPELGQRLAEALDERRVPRSLRRRALVAVSRAQVDLRQLTLPPASDAELPDLVRLQAVRELSAASDSARVDFYPLSTDPSEPRAVLATAFSAESQQAAQLVWNPAGLVPDRLLLRPFAAASLFLRRGLGTDKVCLLVDVLCDEADMTVIQNGRVVVSRCLRLPAEDDDPVPLLAEIRRTILAVANQGAAQTVDAVYVFGDTAEQQDLIDRLRDNLEQPVECCDPFDECELESHAFADRDERRGPYAALVGTVFDAAERTSAGIDFLHPRRAPKPPSRRRRVALVGALVGFAALFVGVNIWSRFDELNDQIAMAAKQSKELDKAVKRAAEVEATVAAIEAWTAGDVTWLDELNDLSNRFPKARDAVMLRLTMSRAPAGGGTMDIEGLVRHPQIIERMETSLRDEFHEVRSKRVQESVQDKAYTWQFESSLSVARRDRDEFLAAARPATAPPAAEVTTARREEP from the coding sequence ATGCCGCGTTATCTGGCCGTTGAATGGGAATCGCGTCAAGCGCGGTTTCTCGTCGCTCAAGCATCCGGCGGGCGGGTGCAGATCGAGGCCTGCGGCTCGGTTACGACCGACGCGCCCGAGGCGGGCGTGCGCGGGCCGCACCCTGAATTGGGCCAGCGCCTGGCCGAGGCGCTCGACGAGCGGCGCGTACCGCGCAGCCTGCGCCGCAGGGCGCTGGTGGCGGTGAGCCGCGCGCAGGTCGACTTGCGGCAACTGACCCTGCCGCCGGCCAGCGATGCCGAACTGCCCGATCTGGTGCGGCTGCAGGCCGTGCGCGAGTTGTCGGCGGCGTCGGATTCGGCGCGGGTCGACTTCTATCCGCTGTCCACAGATCCGAGCGAACCGCGCGCGGTCCTGGCGACGGCCTTTTCGGCCGAAAGCCAGCAAGCGGCGCAGCTCGTCTGGAACCCGGCGGGTTTGGTGCCCGATCGATTGTTGCTGCGTCCGTTTGCGGCAGCCTCGTTGTTCCTGCGCCGCGGGCTGGGCACCGACAAGGTTTGCCTGCTGGTCGACGTGTTGTGCGACGAAGCCGACATGACGGTGATCCAGAACGGCCGCGTGGTCGTGTCGCGGTGCCTGCGGTTGCCGGCCGAAGACGACGACCCCGTGCCGCTCTTGGCCGAGATTCGCCGCACGATCCTGGCCGTGGCCAATCAGGGCGCGGCGCAGACCGTCGACGCGGTCTACGTGTTCGGCGATACGGCCGAGCAACAAGACCTGATCGACCGGCTCCGCGACAATCTCGAACAGCCGGTCGAATGCTGCGATCCGTTCGACGAATGCGAGCTCGAGTCGCATGCGTTTGCTGATAGGGACGAGCGGCGCGGCCCCTACGCGGCATTGGTCGGCACGGTCTTCGACGCCGCCGAACGCACGAGCGCAGGCATCGACTTCCTGCACCCGCGCCGCGCCCCCAAGCCTCCCAGCCGCCGGCGCCGAGTGGCGCTCGTGGGCGCCTTGGTCGGCTTTGCGGCGCTGTTCGTGGGCGTGAACATTTGGAGCCGGTTCGACGAACTCAACGACCAGATCGCCATGGCAGCGAAGCAGTCGAAAGAACTCGATAAGGCCGTCAAACGGGCCGCCGAGGTCGAGGCCACCGTCGCCGCGATCGAGGCCTGGACCGCCGGCGACGTCACCTGGCTCGACGAACTCAACGATTTGTCGAACCGCTTTCCCAAGGCCCGCGACGCGGTCATGCTGCGGCTGACGATGAGCCGGGCCCCGGCCGGCGGCGGCACGATGGACATCGAGGGCCTGGTGCGGCATCCGCAGATCATCGAGCGGATGGAGACCAGCCTCCGCGACGAGTTCCACGAGGTTCGCAGCAAGCGCGTGCAAGAGAGCGTGCAGGACAAGGCCTACACCTGGCAGTTCGAATCGTCGTTGTCGGTCGCGCGGCGCGATCGCGACGAATTTCTCGCCGCCGCTCGCCCGGCCACTGCGCCGCCGGCGGCCGAGGTGACCACCGCCCGACGCGAGGAGCCCTGA
- a CDS encoding DUF1501 domain-containing protein — protein sequence MLVIPGRTTKDTCDGITRRELLRIGGLGTMGISLANVLRLQATARASEGGQQTGGPGWNKAKSVILVYLQGGPSHLDLWDPKPNVPDNVKSMFAPIATKVPGLEVTELMPRLAEVVDRATMIRSMSYTPIGLFNHTAAIYQMLTGYTADKVSPSGQLEPPSPKDFPNVGSNIIRLKPPAEPMLPFVMLPRPLQESNVVGKAGTAGFLGRAYDPYYLYPPGDDMDMNKMDRVRVDDLQLRPEVSSARLERRARLRDLINDGMPAVEKAVKKYDVDAYYDQALGLIISGRAREAFDLTKESNETRESYGRNTFGQSLLLARRLVEAGTRFVEVNWPKIANSDNHSFDVHTGLSQRMKTQCAPMLDAGLAGLIADLDQRGLLDETLVVAVGEFGRSPKRGVSTSGNNNTDDGRDHWPYCYTAVVAGAGVRRGLVYGKSDATGSAPVESPVHPCDLLATIYHSVGIVPDTVVYNHLNQPRELVKGNVISGILA from the coding sequence ATGCTTGTCATTCCCGGCCGCACGACGAAGGACACCTGCGACGGCATCACGCGGCGCGAACTGCTGCGGATCGGCGGGCTGGGCACGATGGGCATCAGCCTGGCCAATGTCTTGCGCCTGCAGGCCACGGCCCGCGCCAGCGAAGGCGGTCAGCAGACCGGCGGTCCCGGTTGGAACAAGGCCAAGAGCGTGATCCTCGTCTACCTGCAAGGTGGACCGAGCCATTTGGATCTGTGGGACCCGAAGCCGAACGTGCCCGACAACGTCAAGAGCATGTTCGCGCCGATCGCCACGAAGGTGCCGGGGCTGGAAGTCACCGAGCTGATGCCGCGGCTGGCCGAGGTCGTCGATCGCGCGACGATGATCCGTTCGATGAGCTATACGCCCATCGGTCTGTTCAACCACACGGCCGCCATCTACCAGATGCTCACCGGCTACACGGCCGACAAGGTCAGCCCGTCGGGCCAGTTGGAACCGCCGAGCCCGAAGGATTTCCCGAACGTCGGCTCGAACATCATCCGGCTCAAGCCGCCGGCGGAGCCGATGCTGCCGTTTGTCATGCTGCCGCGGCCGTTGCAAGAGAGCAACGTCGTCGGCAAGGCAGGCACCGCCGGGTTCCTGGGTCGGGCGTACGACCCTTACTATCTCTACCCGCCCGGCGACGACATGGACATGAACAAGATGGACCGCGTGCGGGTCGACGACCTGCAGTTGCGGCCCGAGGTCAGCTCCGCCCGGCTCGAACGCCGTGCGCGGCTGCGCGACCTGATCAACGACGGCATGCCGGCCGTCGAAAAGGCCGTGAAGAAATACGACGTCGACGCGTACTACGATCAGGCCTTGGGGCTGATCATCTCGGGCCGTGCCCGCGAGGCTTTCGATCTGACCAAGGAATCGAACGAAACGCGCGAAAGCTATGGCCGCAACACGTTCGGGCAGAGCTTGCTGCTGGCGCGGCGCCTGGTCGAGGCCGGCACGCGGTTCGTCGAAGTCAACTGGCCGAAGATCGCCAACAGCGACAACCACTCGTTCGACGTCCACACCGGGCTCTCGCAACGCATGAAAACGCAGTGCGCCCCGATGCTCGACGCGGGCCTGGCCGGCCTGATCGCCGATCTCGACCAGCGCGGCCTGTTGGACGAGACGCTGGTCGTGGCGGTGGGCGAATTCGGTCGCAGCCCGAAGCGCGGCGTCAGCACCTCGGGCAACAACAACACCGACGACGGCCGCGACCACTGGCCCTATTGCTACACGGCCGTGGTGGCCGGGGCGGGCGTGCGCCGGGGTTTGGTGTATGGCAAGTCGGACGCGACCGGCTCGGCCCCGGTCGAATCGCCGGTCCACCCCTGCGACCTGCTGGCCACGATCTATCACAGCGTCGGCATCGTGCCGGACACGGTGGTCTACAACCACCTGAACCAGCCCCGCGAGCTGGTCAAGGGGAACGTGATCTCGGGCATTCTGGCCTAA
- a CDS encoding DUF1080 domain-containing protein → MWRQANAGLALALVLIVGVGNWAGAEEGDKPETITDVSKAGPDYQMQGEYEGAFDIGDGNTQSFGMHVISLGDNKFHGVGYVGGLPGAGWDGFTRIEVDGELADGEVKFMANEGSATLKDGEVIVAGPDGAEIGKLKKVERKSETLGMAPPEGAIVLFDGKNADAWEGGKVADGLLSGGCKSKQKFQDFTLHVEFRTPYMPSARGQARGNSGVYVQDRYEVQVLDSFGLEGLNNECGGIYSLKDPRENMCYPPLTWQTYDIDFTAAKFDGDKKTANATITCRHNGVIIYENYELQKETPGGQPESAAAGQIQLQDHGNPVVYRNIWIVEKK, encoded by the coding sequence ATGTGGCGACAAGCGAACGCCGGGTTGGCGCTGGCGTTGGTGCTGATCGTGGGCGTGGGCAACTGGGCCGGCGCCGAAGAAGGCGACAAGCCTGAAACGATCACCGACGTCTCGAAGGCCGGGCCCGACTATCAGATGCAAGGCGAATACGAAGGCGCCTTCGACATCGGCGACGGAAACACGCAGAGCTTCGGCATGCATGTGATTTCCCTGGGCGACAACAAGTTTCATGGCGTGGGCTACGTGGGCGGCCTGCCCGGCGCGGGCTGGGACGGCTTCACGCGGATCGAGGTCGACGGCGAGCTGGCCGACGGCGAGGTCAAGTTCATGGCCAACGAAGGCAGCGCCACGCTCAAGGACGGCGAAGTCATCGTCGCCGGTCCCGACGGCGCCGAGATCGGCAAGCTGAAGAAGGTCGAACGCAAGAGCGAAACGCTCGGCATGGCCCCGCCCGAAGGCGCGATCGTGTTGTTCGACGGCAAGAATGCCGACGCCTGGGAAGGCGGCAAGGTGGCGGACGGCCTGCTCAGCGGCGGCTGCAAGAGCAAGCAGAAGTTTCAGGACTTCACGCTGCACGTCGAATTCCGCACGCCGTACATGCCCTCGGCCCGCGGCCAGGCCCGCGGCAACAGCGGCGTCTACGTGCAGGATCGTTACGAAGTGCAAGTCCTCGATTCGTTCGGCCTGGAAGGGTTGAACAACGAGTGCGGTGGCATCTACTCGCTCAAAGATCCGCGCGAGAACATGTGCTACCCGCCGCTCACCTGGCAGACGTACGACATCGACTTCACCGCCGCCAAATTTGACGGCGACAAGAAGACCGCCAACGCGACAATCACCTGCCGCCACAACGGCGTGATCATCTACGAGAACTACGAGCTGCAGAAGGAAACCCCCGGCGGCCAGCCCGAAAGCGCCGCGGCCGGGCAGATCCAGTTGCAGGACCACGGCAACCCGGTCGTGTACCGCAACATCTGGATCGTCGAAAAGAAGTAG
- a CDS encoding DUF1080 domain-containing protein yields MTRGIAICCILSVAPVAVAAERVRPITDPAQAGPDFAVQGEYAGQLDDGRKLGVQVVALGGAKFDARVFNGGLPGAGAELPAYFGAHGETVDGTTTFVNQAATFKICDGRLEWFESGLNSLGTLSRVERQSPTLGQAPPAGALVLFNGTDAAQFKSGRMLPNQTMPAGSVTRPLMGDGTLHIEFRTPFMPQSRGQDRGNSGVYLQARYEVQVLDSFGLLGLDNECGGLYGFSAPKVNMCLPPLTWQTFDIDFTGPRFDVAGQKTANARITVRHNGVVVQDGVELPHESGLGQKESPEPGPLQLQFHMCPVQFRNIWWLEKTAP; encoded by the coding sequence ATGACGCGCGGCATTGCGATCTGTTGCATCTTGAGCGTCGCGCCTGTCGCTGTGGCGGCCGAGCGCGTGCGGCCGATCACCGACCCGGCGCAGGCCGGGCCCGACTTTGCCGTGCAAGGCGAATACGCCGGCCAGCTCGACGACGGCCGCAAGCTGGGCGTGCAAGTCGTTGCACTCGGCGGTGCGAAATTCGATGCCCGGGTGTTCAACGGTGGTCTGCCGGGCGCAGGCGCCGAATTGCCCGCGTATTTCGGTGCCCACGGCGAGACGGTCGACGGCACCACGACCTTCGTCAACCAGGCGGCCACGTTCAAGATCTGTGATGGCCGACTGGAATGGTTCGAGAGCGGTCTGAATTCGCTGGGCACCTTGTCGCGCGTCGAGCGCCAAAGCCCAACGCTCGGCCAGGCGCCACCGGCGGGGGCGCTCGTCCTGTTTAACGGTACCGACGCCGCCCAGTTCAAGTCGGGACGCATGCTGCCCAATCAGACGATGCCCGCCGGTAGCGTCACGCGCCCGTTGATGGGCGACGGTACGCTGCACATCGAATTTCGCACGCCGTTTATGCCCCAGTCGCGCGGTCAGGACCGCGGCAACAGCGGCGTGTATTTGCAGGCCCGGTACGAGGTCCAGGTACTCGACAGCTTTGGCCTGCTGGGCCTCGACAACGAATGCGGGGGCCTCTACGGATTCAGCGCCCCGAAGGTGAACATGTGTTTGCCGCCGCTCACCTGGCAGACGTTCGATATCGATTTCACAGGACCGCGGTTCGACGTCGCCGGCCAAAAGACGGCCAACGCGCGGATCACCGTCCGCCACAACGGCGTCGTCGTGCAGGACGGCGTCGAGTTGCCGCACGAAAGCGGGTTAGGTCAGAAGGAATCGCCCGAGCCGGGACCGCTGCAATTGCAGTTTCACATGTGCCCCGTGCAATTCCGCAACATCTGGTGGCTCGAGAAGACGGCGCCGTAG
- a CDS encoding M48 family metallopeptidase: MSAPQASETIETGQTLEELAEAREYGRIQLACELADKALDVGYLAVAAFGFGAPLDAWLIARTDSLVLRFMAMFGAIVLGHFAVSLPLSFYSGLVVERRFGLSQQSTLRWWQQYAKRVTLTLVFGLLMFAGLYAIVSIAGAMWWLVAAAVFFAVSVLLGQLVPVLILPLFYTIERLEGGELVERFGRLAQGTGLSIEGVYRMAMSKDTVKANAMLAGLGQTRRVILGDTLLDGFAPEEIDVILAHEIGHHVHRHIPKLIAFGAGASCLGLWLCDRGLAAWLGGTEFYRTGLPIAALPLVMFLMTLFSLVLEPVQNVLSRRFERQCDTYALVRTRDRAAYRAAFHKLARLNKDDPDPHPVEVFLFHSHPPIGERIALADHVTV; encoded by the coding sequence ATGAGCGCACCGCAGGCGAGCGAGACGATCGAAACGGGCCAGACGCTCGAAGAACTGGCCGAGGCGCGGGAATACGGCCGCATCCAATTGGCCTGCGAGCTGGCCGACAAGGCGCTCGACGTCGGCTACCTGGCCGTGGCGGCCTTTGGCTTCGGTGCGCCGCTCGACGCCTGGCTGATTGCGCGGACCGACTCACTCGTACTGCGATTCATGGCGATGTTCGGCGCGATCGTGCTGGGCCATTTTGCCGTGTCGCTGCCGCTGTCGTTCTACAGCGGGCTGGTCGTCGAACGACGGTTCGGTCTCAGCCAGCAATCGACCCTGCGCTGGTGGCAGCAATATGCCAAGCGCGTGACGCTGACGCTGGTCTTCGGCCTGTTGATGTTCGCGGGGCTTTACGCGATCGTCTCGATCGCCGGCGCCATGTGGTGGCTCGTCGCGGCGGCGGTGTTCTTCGCCGTCAGCGTGCTTCTGGGACAGTTGGTGCCCGTGCTGATCCTGCCGCTGTTCTATACGATCGAACGCCTCGAAGGCGGCGAGCTGGTCGAACGTTTCGGTCGCCTGGCACAAGGGACAGGCTTGTCGATCGAAGGGGTCTATCGGATGGCGATGAGCAAAGACACCGTCAAGGCCAACGCCATGCTCGCCGGGCTGGGCCAGACGCGGCGCGTGATCCTGGGCGACACGCTGCTCGATGGTTTCGCGCCCGAGGAGATCGACGTCATCCTGGCGCACGAAATTGGCCACCATGTCCATCGCCACATCCCTAAGCTGATCGCTTTCGGCGCGGGAGCCAGTTGCCTGGGCTTGTGGCTTTGCGATCGGGGGCTCGCGGCGTGGCTGGGCGGCACCGAGTTTTATCGTACGGGCCTGCCGATCGCGGCTCTGCCCCTGGTGATGTTCTTGATGACGCTGTTCTCGCTGGTGCTCGAGCCGGTGCAGAACGTGCTCAGCCGCCGGTTCGAGCGGCAATGCGATACATATGCCCTGGTGCGCACGCGCGATCGCGCAGCCTACCGCGCGGCGTTTCACAAGTTGGCGCGGCTCAACAAGGACGATCCCGACCCGCACCCGGTCGAGGTGTTCCTGTTTCACAGCCACCCGCCGATCGGCGAACGAATTGCCCTGGCCGACCACGTGACGGTTTGA
- a CDS encoding class I SAM-dependent methyltransferase, which translates to MIERILEPEVMDTEEDAREYAEMDHDEPNRWFVEGLLASGPIESDVLDLGTGPAQLAVLVAQALPAVHLWGLDMSAEMLDLGQANVVLADLVDRVHLWIADAKALPYADGRFRTVISNSLIHHIPDPIAVLREAWRVTAPGGRVFIRDLMRPGDETALRQLVVAHAGTCTPRQQQLFEESLHAALTLDEIRALVAQVGARPETVAATSDRHWTWVAVKP; encoded by the coding sequence ATGATCGAGCGGATCCTCGAACCCGAGGTCATGGACACCGAGGAGGATGCCCGCGAATACGCCGAAATGGACCACGACGAACCGAACCGGTGGTTCGTCGAGGGACTGCTCGCCTCCGGCCCGATCGAGAGTGACGTGCTCGATCTGGGCACGGGGCCTGCGCAACTGGCCGTCCTCGTGGCCCAAGCGCTGCCCGCCGTGCACCTCTGGGGCCTCGACATGTCGGCCGAGATGCTCGACTTGGGCCAGGCCAACGTGGTACTGGCCGATCTCGTCGATCGGGTGCATTTGTGGATCGCCGACGCCAAGGCATTGCCCTACGCCGACGGCCGGTTCCGCACGGTCATTTCCAACAGTCTGATCCACCATATTCCCGATCCGATCGCCGTGCTGCGCGAAGCGTGGCGCGTAACCGCGCCCGGCGGGCGCGTGTTCATTCGCGACCTGATGCGGCCCGGCGACGAAACGGCGCTGCGGCAGCTCGTGGTCGCGCATGCGGGCACGTGCACGCCGCGCCAGCAGCAGCTGTTCGAAGAATCGTTGCACGCCGCACTGACGCTCGACGAAATCCGCGCACTCGTCGCACAGGTTGGCGCCCGGCCCGAGACGGTGGCGGCGACGAGCGACCGCCACTGGACCTGGGTGGCCGTCAAGCCATGA
- a CDS encoding MarR family transcriptional regulator — MLQYDFERSVGYWIFATAHELACAMNEKLQSMGITYRQWEVLAWLSFEQGLSQTELAERMGIESPTLVGVLDRMERDGWIQRVPSETDRRKKIIHTTDKVEPAWAQMIQCGLEVRNKATAGLSESQLDSLREILNTIRDNLSIGPISRKTKNRETSSPVEPVAEAGGQ; from the coding sequence ATGCTGCAATACGACTTTGAACGCAGTGTAGGTTACTGGATTTTTGCCACCGCGCATGAACTGGCATGCGCCATGAACGAAAAGCTCCAGTCGATGGGCATTACCTACCGGCAATGGGAGGTACTGGCCTGGTTGTCGTTCGAGCAGGGCTTGTCGCAAACCGAGCTGGCCGAGCGCATGGGCATCGAATCGCCGACGCTCGTCGGCGTGCTCGATCGCATGGAACGCGACGGCTGGATTCAACGCGTGCCCAGCGAGACCGACCGCCGCAAGAAGATCATCCACACCACCGACAAGGTTGAACCGGCCTGGGCCCAGATGATTCAATGCGGCCTGGAAGTGCGCAACAAGGCGACTGCCGGGCTCAGCGAGTCACAGCTCGACTCACTGCGCGAGATCCTCAACACGATTCGCGACAACCTCTCGATCGGGCCCATCTCGCGCAAGACCAAGAACCGCGAAACATCCAGCCCGGTTGAACCCGTTGCCGAGGCGGGTGGTCAATAA
- a CDS encoding efflux RND transporter periplasmic adaptor subunit, translated as MGTIVAVERSRVASRAGGQVEEYPLREGAAIQAGDMLAKLRTETMEIQLGAARALARQAEQEYTRLQAGYRPEEIAAAEARMKAAQAVASRSTSDLERKKQLFGQHTISQQELDDATFEESRAAQTLAELRADFEMKRNGYRPEEIEAARAASDAEQQKVLEIEEEIRKRTIRAPWSGYLVEKLVDVGEWVTEGGTVATLVNLDEVEVEINVDERWINLVQVGGEVAVLLDALPGATFAGKVRTIVPRSNWEQGSRSFPVIVRVKNELADGQPRLKEGMVARVEFQGPSHAAILAHKDSIVRASGKPIVFVVKGEEVRGVEVVEGLSEGEFIEITGDVHEGDVVVTEGAERVRPFEKVVVQQAPAADSPRVAKEPANAPRAPEAAGS; from the coding sequence GTGGGCACGATCGTCGCCGTCGAGCGCAGTCGCGTCGCATCGAGGGCCGGCGGCCAGGTCGAAGAGTACCCGCTGCGCGAGGGAGCCGCGATCCAGGCCGGCGACATGCTGGCCAAGCTGCGCACCGAAACCATGGAGATCCAATTGGGGGCCGCGCGGGCCCTGGCCCGGCAGGCCGAGCAGGAATACACGCGGCTCCAGGCAGGCTACCGGCCCGAGGAGATCGCGGCGGCCGAGGCCCGCATGAAGGCGGCCCAAGCCGTGGCGTCGCGTAGCACGAGCGATCTGGAACGGAAAAAGCAGCTCTTCGGCCAGCACACCATCTCGCAGCAAGAACTCGACGACGCCACGTTCGAAGAAAGCCGCGCCGCGCAAACCTTGGCCGAGCTGCGTGCCGATTTCGAGATGAAACGCAACGGCTATCGTCCCGAGGAGATCGAGGCGGCCCGCGCGGCGAGCGATGCCGAGCAGCAAAAGGTGCTCGAAATCGAGGAAGAAATCCGCAAGCGGACGATCCGCGCGCCGTGGTCGGGCTACCTGGTCGAGAAGCTCGTCGACGTCGGCGAATGGGTCACCGAAGGTGGCACCGTGGCGACGCTCGTGAATCTGGACGAGGTCGAGGTCGAGATTAACGTCGACGAGCGGTGGATCAACCTGGTGCAAGTTGGCGGCGAAGTGGCCGTCTTGCTCGATGCCCTGCCTGGAGCGACGTTCGCCGGCAAGGTGCGCACGATCGTGCCGCGGTCGAACTGGGAACAAGGCAGCCGCAGCTTCCCCGTCATCGTACGGGTCAAGAACGAACTGGCCGACGGCCAGCCGCGGCTCAAGGAAGGCATGGTCGCGCGGGTCGAATTTCAGGGGCCGTCGCACGCCGCGATCCTGGCGCACAAGGACTCGATCGTCCGCGCCAGCGGCAAGCCGATCGTGTTCGTCGTCAAAGGGGAAGAAGTTCGCGGCGTCGAGGTGGTCGAGGGATTGAGTGAAGGCGAATTCATCGAAATCACCGGCGACGTGCACGAGGGCGACGTCGTCGTGACCGAGGGGGCCGAACGCGTGCGGCCGTTCGAAAAAGTCGTCGTCCAACAGGCGCCCGCGGCCGACAGCCCGCGGGTGGCCAAGGAGCCGGCCAACGCGCCGCGCGCGCCAGAAGCGGCCGGCAGCTAG